The following nucleotide sequence is from Barnesiella viscericola DSM 18177.
CCAGAACTGGACTAAGTTATCTCCTAAGAAATCTATAAATCCCATAGTCTTACTCAATTATGATAAGTTCGGTTCCTTCGAGTACCGAATCACCTTTATTTACTTTGATGGCCGTCACTTTACCGCTCTTGATGGCGTTGATGTTGTTTTCCATCTTCATGGCTTCCAGGATAAGCACGGCCTGGCCTGCGCTCACCGTATCGCCAACTTTCACCAAGATATCGTTTACAACACCGGGCAACGGCGATTTCACGGCGTCGGCACCCGAGTTGACAGTGGGTTTGGCAATAACGGGCTCACCCGTAGCAGTACGCGGAGCCGACGAGGGCTTGGGCGTAGAAACCTTTACAGGAGCAGCCTCTTCCATC
It contains:
- a CDS encoding biotin/lipoyl-containing protein, encoding MKEYKYKINGNLYKVSVGEIEKNIAHVEVNGTTYKVQMEEAAPVKVSTPKPSSAPRTATGEPVIAKPTVNSGADAVKSPLPGVVNDILVKVGDTVSAGQAVLILEAMKMENNINAIKSGKVTAIKVNKGDSVLEGTELIIIE